The genomic window TTGAAGAACACAAAGAAAAGAACGGTCTTAAGTTGACTTCTGAAACGCCTGATTCTCATATCTTTAATAGCTATGGTATTGACCCGAGCAATATCGAGTGATTACTTTTTCTTTTTTCTAATCCAAAGCTTTTTTGAAACTTTCGCAATAATAGTATTAGTATTATCGATTATATTAACTTCGAATACTGGCTCATCTTTTCCGTTTGCCTCAACTCTTTTGATAATTTCTTGGATCTCATTATCTGGGATTTGAAAGTGAGCATGAACCTGACCTTTTCCAGGTGAAATAAAGTCGATTGTCGCACTTTTATCCCATACAAGATATTCCCTACCAAGTTTGTTCATTGCAATCAGCATAAAGAAAGGGTCACACATTGAGTATAGTGAGCCTCCAAACTGAGTGCCAACATAGTTTTGATTTGTAATTTTCAATTTCATAGAAACATGAAAATTCGTGTAATCACCAGTTGGTAAATGTACTTTGATTCCAGCTCCTATGAATGGAGGATAAAGATTGATGAGTGTTGGAAACTTTTTTAGTAGTTTTTGCACAATTAATCTCCAATAAGGATATCTTCAAAGAAAGTTCCATATCCTGTTTCGTCATGAATCAAATGTATTTCAAGTATCCAAGTATTTTCAATTGGGTGAAAGTCAACCTCATCTAAAGAGCCACGATAGTGTATATGATGGGGAAAATCTCCAATGCGATGACCGGCCATTTTTGTATTTAATGTATAACCCATCTCTTTGGCGATTTGTGATGCTTTATCATAGAGCTGTGCACCAGTTATCGTTTCTTCTTTCCAAATTTTTGCTGTTTTATTGAAGACTTCTTTTGAAGCATTAGCTAAAAAATTAAATTTTTCTCCATTGCAGAACGTTTCACCATAGTCTGCTTCATGACCATCTAAAATAGGGCCAATATCGATAAAAAATACGTCATCTTCTTGAAGTGTAATACCTTCATCTGAAGTATCACGAAATGATTTGTTAGTATTGATTCCAATTCTAAATTTAGTTGGGTGCCAAAATTTCGTCGATCCAGCTTTGTTGAATACTCCTTCAAGACGTGTTTTGGCCTCGTTCTCTGTGATGCCAAGGGGAAGATTTTTTGCAAAATCTTTTACAATTTGAATCGTCTGAATACGTGACTTCTGCAGTATTGTATTGGAGAATTTTGAGCTGTTTGCTTCAAGTATTTTTTGAGTCATACTATATTATACATTTTTTTATAAGGAGATAAATATGAGATTTTCATTAATTGCTGCACTCGTTTGCTTGAGCATGAATACATATGCAAAATTTTCAAGTGAAGATAGTGTTCTTATTAATTTAACTGGTGGAAATACTGAACAAGAAACATATGCTCTGAAGTCTATTAATAAGTATGAAGTATCTTCAAAGCAAGCTTTCGAACTCCTGGGCAATTATAATTATGGTGAATCAGAAGGTAAAAGAAGTATTGAAAATTGGCTTGTCGGTTTAAGATACGACTATTCTCTTACTGAAACTAATGCAATGTTTTTAGGCCAATCAATGGAAGCGGATAGGTTTATTGATATTAAGAGAAGATATAATACTGACTTTGGTTATAAGCACCACTTTGTAAAAACAGATAACTTTTCATTACTTTCTGAGCTAGGTTATCGTTATGAAATCAGAAAAAATACAGATGAAACAGTTGCTGACAAAAAGACAAGTAAAGTACGTGCATACGTAGAAGCAAATCATAAGTATGATGAAAAAATAAGTTACAAATTCTGGGCGGAGTATGTTTCAAGTTTCTCTGAATCAAAAGATTACTTACTTAATTTAGAACCATCTATAATCGTAAATCTAACCTCAATTCTTTCTATGAAGTCAGCCTACCTTTGGAAGTATGACAATGCGCCTGTTGAGGGAAAAGGTAAGTCTGACTACAACTACACTTTGACTCTTATCGCAAAGTTCTAATACGCTTGAGGGGTTAGGTTATACCTAATCCCTTTCTTGCTTTCTTGTTCTCTCACTTTTCGTCCTATATCTTATCTTCATGGACACAAAGAATAATTCGCTAGATCTTCTAATCAAACTATTAAACATCGACTCTAAAACACGCAATGTTGCAGGGGTGAACAAAGTTCAGTCAATTGTCGAAAGTCAGCTGAAAGAATTAGGTTTTCAAATTAAACGACATTCAAACGCCGAATACGGTGATTTATTAGTCGCAGAATTTAAAGGGATGAAGAAAGAGTTTATCACTATGATTTGTCATGCTGATACTGTCTTTTCTCCATTAACTGATAATGTTCACTCAGAGCTAAGTGACGAGCGGTTGTATGGCCCTGGGGTTATTGATGATAAAGGTGGAATTTGTGTAATCCTTTCTGCTGTAAAATCATTTTTAAAGTATAATTCTTCTTTGATTTATGGACTAAGAATCGTTTCATCTCCTAATGAAGAGATTGGATCAGTTGGATTTCATGAAAAGTTTAATGAATTGAAAAAAGATTCTCCAATTATATTAGGCTTCGAGCCGAGTAATGAGAAGGGTGATATTATTGTCGGGAGAAAAGGAAATCGCT from Bacteriovorax sp. Seq25_V includes these protein-coding regions:
- a CDS encoding YiiD C-terminal domain-containing protein, which gives rise to MQKLLKKFPTLINLYPPFIGAGIKVHLPTGDYTNFHVSMKLKITNQNYVGTQFGGSLYSMCDPFFMLIAMNKLGREYLVWDKSATIDFISPGKGQVHAHFQIPDNEIQEIIKRVEANGKDEPVFEVNIIDNTNTIIAKVSKKLWIRKKKK
- a CDS encoding M24 family metallopeptidase, which encodes MTQKILEANSSKFSNTILQKSRIQTIQIVKDFAKNLPLGITENEAKTRLEGVFNKAGSTKFWHPTKFRIGINTNKSFRDTSDEGITLQEDDVFFIDIGPILDGHEADYGETFCNGEKFNFLANASKEVFNKTAKIWKEETITGAQLYDKASQIAKEMGYTLNTKMAGHRIGDFPHHIHYRGSLDEVDFHPIENTWILEIHLIHDETGYGTFFEDILIGD
- a CDS encoding DUF481 domain-containing protein; the encoded protein is MRFSLIAALVCLSMNTYAKFSSEDSVLINLTGGNTEQETYALKSINKYEVSSKQAFELLGNYNYGESEGKRSIENWLVGLRYDYSLTETNAMFLGQSMEADRFIDIKRRYNTDFGYKHHFVKTDNFSLLSELGYRYEIRKNTDETVADKKTSKVRAYVEANHKYDEKISYKFWAEYVSSFSESKDYLLNLEPSIIVNLTSILSMKSAYLWKYDNAPVEGKGKSDYNYTLTLIAKF